In the Populus trichocarpa isolate Nisqually-1 chromosome 1, P.trichocarpa_v4.1, whole genome shotgun sequence genome, one interval contains:
- the LOC7485148 gene encoding LOW QUALITY PROTEIN: glutamate receptor 2.8 (The sequence of the model RefSeq protein was modified relative to this genomic sequence to represent the inferred CDS: inserted 3 bases in 2 codons; deleted 4 bases in 3 codons) has protein sequence MGTLPHAFSLFALILLLTSGTGADQITKTQAIFNGSTGIGAIVDTSSRIGKEEIVAMEVAKEDFYGFGNLTFLLINDSQKDTIHAALEAKDLIDTRQVQAIIGPQTWXEVSLVAGIARETQVPILSFADTAPEWAPERWPSLLQASPDKRAQMKAIAAIVQSWNWHQVIVIYEDTDSSARGVIPHLHDALREVNSEVSQFVAFSPFNSSDSMSXKSLKYQKKQYCRVFVVHLSFKLAVRLFEMANKMEMMKRDYVWITTDPFTSLVHSINASVISSMKGILGVRSYFPKMGPHFVNFNQRFRTRFRRKYPREERNEPGIYAVQAYDAMRTIALGLNKTGSKRGKELLENILDADFHGLSGKVKFKNQNVAAAEIFEIVNVIGTGYNELGYWSNGLGFSENIHENSSYNSASMIDLEQVHWPGGPRYTPRGWTALTSAKLFRIGVASLSGYEEYVKVESDDRLGTNFSGFANEVFKATTASMPFCPQYEFQYFNGSYNELLEQLHLKNFDAVVGDVEIVASRHQYAEFTYPYTETGLVLIVPVRSSSKAWSFIKPFTATMWVLISVITVYNGFVVWWIERKHCDELQGSIPNQIGIMIWLSFNTLFSLNGPKLHSNLSRMSGVVWLFVALIIIQTYTANLSSMLTVQRLEPTIPSVEELLNSNAMVGTGTYMERYLAKVLKFKNQNMQHFQSAESYVKGFEDKKISAAFLGTPSAKIFLAKYCNSFIQIGPTYKIGGFGFAFPRGSPLLASVNEALLKISENGTLQELEKTWITPQKCPKMPSDSSSLGPSGFRELFFITAGTTTIAFVIYVCRTNLLRHKNIWGIISAVLKRWVSPRRHFTSRRVANVEISLPEIHLKPTKLSTE, from the exons ATGGGTACTTTGCCTCACGCCTTCTCGTTGTTCGCTCTAATTTTGCTCTTGACATCCGGTACAGGAGCCGATCAAATTACCAAGACACAGGCTATTTTCAATGGAAGCACTGGAATAGGAGCTATTGTGGATACAAGTTCCCGTATTGGCAAAGAAGAAATAGTAGCGATGGAAGTTGCAAAGGAGGATTTCTATGGCTTCGGAAATCTAACATTTTTGCTTATAAATGACTCTCAAAAGGATACCATCCATGCAGCTCTTGAAG CTAAGGATCTTATCGACACACGACAAGTACAAGCCATTATAGGACCACAGACAT AAGAGGTGTCATTAGTTGCTGGGATTGCCAGAGAAACACAGGTTCCAATTCTTTCTTTTGCTGACACGGCTCCAGAATGGGCACCTGAACGATGGCCTTCTCTACTTCAAGCTTCACCTGATAAGCGTGCTCAAATG AAGGCTATAGCTGCTATTGTGCAATCATGGAACTGGCATCAGGTCATTGTGATATATGAAGATACAGATTCTTCAGCAAGGGGAGTCATACCACATCTACATGATGCCCTTAGAGAAGTTAATTCAGAAGTAAGCCAATTTGTAGCCTTCTCTCCTTTTAATTCTTCTGATTCAATGTC AAAGAGCTTGAAATATCAAAAGAAGCAGTACTGTAGAGTCTTTGTTGTTCATTTGTCCTTCAAATTGGCTGTGCGGTTATTTGAAATGGCAAACAAAATGGAAATGATGAAAAGGGACTATGTATGG ATCACAACAGATCCCTTTACAAGCCTTGTCCATTCCATCAATGCCTCTGTAATATCCTCAATGAAAGGAATTCTAGGAGTCCGGAGTTACTTCCCTAAAATGGGACCGCATTTCGTGAACTTTAATCAAAGATTTCGTACACGTTTTAGGAGAAAATATCCCCGAGAAGAAAGGAATGAGCCTGGGATTTACGCCGTGCAAGCGTATGATGCTATGAGGACAATAGCTCTTGGATTAAATAAGACCGGAAGTAAAAGG GGGAAAGAGTTGTTGGAAAACATTTTGGACGCAGACTTTCATGGTTTATCAGGTAAAGTTAAATTCAAAAACCAGAATGTTGCTGCAGCAGAAATATTTGAGATCGTGAATGTAATAGGAACGGGTTACAATGAACTCGGGTATTGGTCCAATGGATTGGGATTCTCGGAGAACATCCATGAAAATTCTAGTTATAACAGCGCGTCGATGATTGATTTGGAGCAAGTGCATTGGCCAGGGGGGCCTAGGTATACTCCAAGAGGATGGACTGCACTGACAAGTGCTAAGCTATTTCGAATCGGAGTGGCTTCCTTGTCAGGTTACGAAGAATATGTGAAAGTGGAAAGTGATGATCGCTTGGGAACGAACTTCTCTGGTTTTGCAAACGAGGTCTTCAAAGCAACTACAGCAAGCATGCCATTCTGTCCGCAATACGAGTTCCAATACTTCAATGGAAGTTACAATGAACTTTTAGAGCAACTTCATCTAAAG AATTTTGACGCAGTTGTTGGTGATGTGGAAATAGTTGCAAGCAGACACCAATATGCAGAATTCACCTATCCATATACTGAAACAGGATTGGTGTTGATCGTCCCGGTCCGTTCGAGCAGTAAAGCATGGTCATTCATTAAACCATTCACCGCAACCATGTGGGTTTTAATCTCAGTGATTACAGTCTACAATGGTTTTGTTGTTTGGTGGATAGAGCGAAAGCATTGTGATGAACTACAAGGCTCCATCCCAAATCAAATTGGGATCATGATTTGGTTATCCTTCAACACTCTTTTCTCCTTGAATg GGCCAAAGCTTCATAGCAATCTATCAAGGATGTCAGGGGTGGTGTGGCTGTTTGTGGCTCTAATCATCATCCAGACGTACACAGCCAACCTCTCAAGCATGCTAACTGTACAGAGGCTTGAACCCACTATACCAAGCGTTGAAGAACTATTAAATAGCAATGCAATGGTTGGTACAGGAACCTATATGGAAAGATATTTGGcgaaagttttaaaattcaagaaccAAAACATGCAGCATTTTCAGTCAGCAGAAAGTTATGTTAAAGGCTTCGAGGACAAGAAAATTTCTGCTGCCTTTCTTGGAACTCCCAGTGCCAAGATATTCCTTGCAAAATACTGCAATAGCTTCATCCAAATTGGACCAACGTACAAAATTGGAGGGTTTGGATTT GCGTTTCCGCGCGGATCTCCATTACTTGCTAGCGTGAATGAGGCTCTACTGAAAATATCAGAAAATGGAACGCTACAAGAACTAGAGAAGACATGGATTACCCCACAAAAATGCCCGAAGATGCCAAGTGATAGTTCCAGCCTTGGTCCCAGTGGATTTCGAGAACTTTTCTTTATAACTGCAGGCACAACAACAATTGCCTTCGTCATATACGTTTGTCGCACTAATTTGTTGAGGCATAAAAACATATGGGGAATTATCTCAGCTGTACTGAAACGTTGGGTCTCTCCGAGGAGGCACTTCACTAGTAGAAGAGTAGCCAACGTAGAAATTTCATTACCGGAAATTCATCtaaaaccaacaaaattatcgacggaataa